In a genomic window of Gemmatimonas sp.:
- a CDS encoding polysaccharide deacetylase family protein, whose protein sequence is MSSLYRAALRAVSRMAGSGVGAAVANTVGLQPRSIWCLHRFVRPGDAWTGDSVDTVGHIIRVLSARGVRFVALDDLLSGAPLGGPAVAVTVDDGYADFATHGWPMFKALRCPVTLFLTTGPVVEQQWFWWDYLDHALSRLPRPHVDIDLVGMRVELTDPERRRRTGRLLRGALKLVPDDERRALLADLAQQAGVDATEAPSAPYRALEPAQVEQLAAEGVQFGAHTVTHPILSRCSAAVARWEITESVRTVQALVGRPVTTFAYPNGAPHDFSAREVALLGALGVPVAVTTSRGRVAVHADPLRLPRLVFRADLSVMSRRVMGYPLSL, encoded by the coding sequence GTGTCGTCACTGTACCGAGCCGCGCTGCGGGCGGTATCGCGGATGGCAGGCAGCGGGGTCGGGGCAGCCGTGGCGAACACCGTGGGCCTCCAGCCCCGATCAATCTGGTGTCTGCACCGGTTCGTCCGCCCCGGTGATGCGTGGACGGGCGATTCGGTCGATACCGTTGGCCACATCATCCGGGTGTTGTCAGCACGGGGCGTACGCTTCGTGGCGCTCGACGATCTCCTGTCGGGCGCGCCGTTGGGCGGGCCGGCCGTGGCCGTGACGGTGGACGACGGCTATGCAGACTTCGCGACCCACGGGTGGCCAATGTTCAAGGCACTCCGCTGCCCCGTGACCCTGTTCCTGACCACCGGACCGGTCGTCGAACAACAGTGGTTTTGGTGGGATTACCTGGACCATGCCCTGAGTCGATTGCCCCGCCCGCACGTAGATATCGATCTCGTGGGAATGCGCGTGGAGCTCACGGACCCCGAGCGCCGACGGCGCACCGGCCGATTGTTGCGTGGCGCCCTCAAGCTGGTACCCGACGACGAGCGTCGGGCGCTGCTGGCAGACCTCGCCCAGCAGGCAGGCGTCGATGCCACCGAGGCGCCCTCGGCGCCGTATCGCGCGTTGGAGCCCGCCCAGGTCGAGCAGTTGGCCGCGGAAGGGGTCCAATTCGGCGCGCACACCGTCACGCACCCCATACTCAGTCGCTGCAGTGCCGCCGTCGCCCGGTGGGAAATCACGGAATCCGTACGGACCGTGCAGGCACTGGTGGGGCGTCCGGTCACCACGTTTGCGTACCCCAATGGCGCGCCGCACGATTTCAGCGCGCGCGAGGTGGCGCTGCTGGGTGCCCTTGGTGTGCCCGTGGCCGTCACGACGTCCCGGGGCCGCGTCGCGGTCCACGCCGATCCGTTGCGCCTGCCGCGCCTCGTCTTCCGTGCCGATCTCAGTGTCATGAGCCGACGCGTCATGGGGTACCCCCTGTCGCTGTGA